One genomic segment of Ricinus communis isolate WT05 ecotype wild-type chromosome 5, ASM1957865v1, whole genome shotgun sequence includes these proteins:
- the LOC8267089 gene encoding protein IQ-DOMAIN 7, which produces MLQTHKNWGHTEFIQPRFQLLTTVLQSKQPPTWWPPSPIFTRLLAELYGWRKTLNLPQSPLPGKGDNNSEMARMRTSRKWFDIVRRKFFRSSRKTTTVILHSNACSSPDEAQTSGVTDETAGYEELMSEISLSSTKEITQEDIAALRIQATFRGHLARRAFQALRSLVKVQALVRGAYVRKQTRIALHCMHALVRLQVRIRARQLLGRCSDE; this is translated from the exons ATGCTTCAAACACACAAAAACTGGGGACACACAGAATTCATCCAGCCACGTTTTCAGCTTCTGACAACCGTTTTGCAAAGTAAACAACCCCCAACATGGTGGCCACCATCTCCCATCTTTACGCGTCTCCTTGCAGAGCTTTATGGGTGGAGAAAGACATTAAATCTGCCGCAATCGCCGTTGCCAGGAAAAGGAGACAATAACTCAGAGATGGCAAGAATGAGAACATCTCGGAAATGGTTCGACATTGTTCGAAGGAAGTTCTTCAGGTCGTCTCGTAAAACCACCACCGTGATTCTTCATTCTAATGCTTGCTCAAGTCCTGACGAGGCTCAAACAAGTGGAGTCACGGATGAAACAGCTGGTTATGAGGAACTTATGAGTGAAATCTCACTGTCTTCTACGAAAGAAATCACCCAAGAAGATATAGCTGCTTTAAGAATCCAAGCAACTTTCAGGGGTCATCTT GCAAGAAGGGCATTTCAAGCACTCAGAAGTCTGGTTAAAGTGCAAGCACTAGTTCGAGGGGCGTACGTAAGGAAGCAAACTCGCATAGCCCTGCATTGCATGCATGCACTTGTTCGGTTGCAGGTCCGAATTCGAGCAAGGCAACTCCTCGGAAGGTGCAGTGATGAGTAA
- the LOC8263847 gene encoding serine/threonine-protein kinase STY17 isoform X2 has protein sequence MAIEEDVESCGSRAIGGVGESYSQTTNPRQHMQKLEVYSEVLRRIQDFNFEEANLPGFDDQLWLHFNRLPARYALDVNVERAEDVLTHKRLLQLAEDPSNRPAFEVRLVQVYPISNGMFIDSAHSDSAMKEDAQSSYFSNIQGIHPPPTFGSSPNLEALAFQANRYHFEEGDSAVNSTSRLSRPMHEITFSTVDRPKLLSELTFLLAEIGLNIQEAHAFSTVDGFSLDVFVVDGWPREETEELRNALEKEILKFKEQCSSKQPSVSAVSKQNDIRVESLPDYIEIPSDGTDVWEIDSNQLKFENKVASGSYGDLYKGTYCSQDVAIKVLKPERVSAEMLREFSQEVYIMRKIRHKNVVQFIGACTRPPNLCIVTEFMARGSIYDFLHKQKGVFKLPSLIKVATDVSRGMNYLHQNNIIHRDLKTANLLMDENEVVKVADFGVARVQTHSGVMTAETGTYRWMAPELPYAYLTPLQAAVGVVQKGLRPTIPKHTHPKLAELLERCWRQDPAQRPNFSEIIDILHQIAKEVPNEREDRRKDKSAGGFFSALIRGHH, from the exons ATGGCGATTGAAGAAGACGTAGAGAGCTGCGGAAGTAGAGCAATAGGAGGAGTAGGAGAATCGTACTCACAAACAACAAATCCACGCCAGCATATGCAAAAACTAGAAGTTTACAGCGAAGTGCTTAGACGAATccaagattttaattttgaagaaGCTAATCTTCCTGGTTTTGATGATCAGCTTTGGCTCCATTTCAATCGTCTACCTGCCAG ATATGCGTTGGATGTGAATGTGGAGAGAGCAGAAGATGTGCTTACGCATAAAAGATTATTGCAATTAGCAGAAGATCCTTCTAATCGACCTGCATTTGAAGTTCGTCTTGTGCAG GTCTATCCTATCTCCAACGGAATGTTTATTGATTCTGCCCATTCAGATAGTGCAATGAAAGAAGATGCACAAAGTTCTTATTTCTCAAACATACAGGG GATTCATCCACCACCTACATTTGGTTCATCACCTAATCTTGAAGCACTTGCATTTCAAGCCAATAGATATCATTTTGAAGAAGGAGATAGTGCTGTAAATTCAACATCACGCCTTTCTCG GCCTATGCATGAGATCACTTTTTCAACAGTGGATAGGCCAAAACTGCTCAGTGAG TTGACATTCCTACTTGCGGAGATTGGATTGAACATTCAAGAAGCTCATGCTTTTTCCACTGTTGATGGGTTTTCTTTGGATGTTTTTGTTGTTGATGGCTGGCCACGAGAG GAAACTGAGGAGCTTAGAAATGCTTTGGAAAAGGAAATCTTAAAGTTTAAG GAGCAGTGTAGTTCTAAACAGCCTTCTGTTTCTGCTGTGAGCAAGCAGAATGACATAAGGGTTGAATCTCTTCCTGACTACATAGAAATACCTAGTGATGGAACTGATGTCTGGGAAATTGATTCCAATcagttaaaatttgaaaacaaaGTTGCATCTGGATCATATGGAGATCT GTACAAAGGCACATATTGTAGTCAGGATGTGGCTATCAAAGTCCTCAAGCCTGAGCGTGTCAGTGCTGAAATGCTTAGAGAGTTTTCCCAAGAAGTTTATATAATGAG GAAAATTCGGCATAAGAATGTTGTGCAATTCATAGGTGCATGCACCCGACCTCCAAACTTGTGCATTGTGACTG AGTTCATGGCTAGAGGAAGTATATATGACTTTCTGCATAAACAGAAGGGTGTTTTTAAGCTTCCATCTTTAATCAAAGTGGCAACTGATGTCTCCAGGGGAATGAATTATCTTcaccaaaataatataattcacAGGGACCTGAAAACTGCTAATCTTCTGATGGATGAAAATGAA GTTGTTAAGGTTGCTGATTTTGGAGTTGCCAGAGTGCAAACTCATTCGGGTGTAATGACAGCTGAAACTGGAACATACCGCTGGATGGCTCCTGAG CTCCCATATGCCTACCTAACCCCCTTGCAAGCAGCTGTAGGCGTGGTGCAAAAG GGCCTGCGGCCTACAATCCCCAAGCATACTCATCCAAAACTTGCAGAACTGCTTGAGAGATGCTGGCGACAAGATCCAGCTCAAAGACCCAACTTCTCAGAAATTATAGATATCCTTCATCAGATAGCAAAAGAG GTTCCAAATGAGAGGGAGGATAGACGCAAGGATAAATCTGCCGGTGGCTTTTTTTCAGCACTGATAAGGGGTCACCACTAA
- the LOC8263847 gene encoding serine/threonine-protein kinase STY17 isoform X1, with product MAIEEDVESCGSRAIGGVGESYSQTTNPRQHMQKLEVYSEVLRRIQDFNFEEANLPGFDDQLWLHFNRLPARYALDVNVERAEDVLTHKRLLQLAEDPSNRPAFEVRLVQVYPISNGMFIDSAHSDSAMKEDAQSSYFSNIQGIHPPPTFGSSPNLEALAFQANRYHFEEGDSAVNSTSRLSRPMHEITFSTVDRPKLLSELTFLLAEIGLNIQEAHAFSTVDGFSLDVFVVDGWPREETEELRNALEKEILKFKEQCSSKQPSVSAVSKQNDIRVESLPDYIEIPSDGTDVWEIDSNQLKFENKVASGSYGDLYKGTYCSQDVAIKVLKPERVSAEMLREFSQEVYIMRKIRHKNVVQFIGACTRPPNLCIVTEFMARGSIYDFLHKQKGVFKLPSLIKVATDVSRGMNYLHQNNIIHRDLKTANLLMDENEVVKVADFGVARVQTHSGVMTAETGTYRWMAPEVIEHKPYDHKADVFSFAIVLWELLTGELPYAYLTPLQAAVGVVQKGLRPTIPKHTHPKLAELLERCWRQDPAQRPNFSEIIDILHQIAKEVPNEREDRRKDKSAGGFFSALIRGHH from the exons ATGGCGATTGAAGAAGACGTAGAGAGCTGCGGAAGTAGAGCAATAGGAGGAGTAGGAGAATCGTACTCACAAACAACAAATCCACGCCAGCATATGCAAAAACTAGAAGTTTACAGCGAAGTGCTTAGACGAATccaagattttaattttgaagaaGCTAATCTTCCTGGTTTTGATGATCAGCTTTGGCTCCATTTCAATCGTCTACCTGCCAG ATATGCGTTGGATGTGAATGTGGAGAGAGCAGAAGATGTGCTTACGCATAAAAGATTATTGCAATTAGCAGAAGATCCTTCTAATCGACCTGCATTTGAAGTTCGTCTTGTGCAG GTCTATCCTATCTCCAACGGAATGTTTATTGATTCTGCCCATTCAGATAGTGCAATGAAAGAAGATGCACAAAGTTCTTATTTCTCAAACATACAGGG GATTCATCCACCACCTACATTTGGTTCATCACCTAATCTTGAAGCACTTGCATTTCAAGCCAATAGATATCATTTTGAAGAAGGAGATAGTGCTGTAAATTCAACATCACGCCTTTCTCG GCCTATGCATGAGATCACTTTTTCAACAGTGGATAGGCCAAAACTGCTCAGTGAG TTGACATTCCTACTTGCGGAGATTGGATTGAACATTCAAGAAGCTCATGCTTTTTCCACTGTTGATGGGTTTTCTTTGGATGTTTTTGTTGTTGATGGCTGGCCACGAGAG GAAACTGAGGAGCTTAGAAATGCTTTGGAAAAGGAAATCTTAAAGTTTAAG GAGCAGTGTAGTTCTAAACAGCCTTCTGTTTCTGCTGTGAGCAAGCAGAATGACATAAGGGTTGAATCTCTTCCTGACTACATAGAAATACCTAGTGATGGAACTGATGTCTGGGAAATTGATTCCAATcagttaaaatttgaaaacaaaGTTGCATCTGGATCATATGGAGATCT GTACAAAGGCACATATTGTAGTCAGGATGTGGCTATCAAAGTCCTCAAGCCTGAGCGTGTCAGTGCTGAAATGCTTAGAGAGTTTTCCCAAGAAGTTTATATAATGAG GAAAATTCGGCATAAGAATGTTGTGCAATTCATAGGTGCATGCACCCGACCTCCAAACTTGTGCATTGTGACTG AGTTCATGGCTAGAGGAAGTATATATGACTTTCTGCATAAACAGAAGGGTGTTTTTAAGCTTCCATCTTTAATCAAAGTGGCAACTGATGTCTCCAGGGGAATGAATTATCTTcaccaaaataatataattcacAGGGACCTGAAAACTGCTAATCTTCTGATGGATGAAAATGAA GTTGTTAAGGTTGCTGATTTTGGAGTTGCCAGAGTGCAAACTCATTCGGGTGTAATGACAGCTGAAACTGGAACATACCGCTGGATGGCTCCTGAG GTCATTGAACACAAACCATATGATCATAAGGCAGATGTTTTCAGTTTTGCAATAGTGTTATGGGAGCTCTTAACAGGAGAA CTCCCATATGCCTACCTAACCCCCTTGCAAGCAGCTGTAGGCGTGGTGCAAAAG GGCCTGCGGCCTACAATCCCCAAGCATACTCATCCAAAACTTGCAGAACTGCTTGAGAGATGCTGGCGACAAGATCCAGCTCAAAGACCCAACTTCTCAGAAATTATAGATATCCTTCATCAGATAGCAAAAGAG GTTCCAAATGAGAGGGAGGATAGACGCAAGGATAAATCTGCCGGTGGCTTTTTTTCAGCACTGATAAGGGGTCACCACTAA